A genomic window from Flavobacterium azooxidireducens includes:
- a CDS encoding M28 family peptidase: protein MKKNYASLLISVLLMGIIWFIFHRMMPSDYSKGDVPASEFSTERALKHIEEISKESHYVGSPNHPKVMNYLEKELQKLGLETQIQQSAILSKWNNLVETKNIIARIKGSDSSKALLLLTHFDSAPHTKSLGASDDANGLAVILEGIRTFLHNKSTHKNDIIIVFSDAEELGLNGAYAFASEHPWAKEVGLVINFEARGTAGPSMMLAETNYGNANLIKCFAAANPKFPVTNSLMYSIYKMLPNDTDLTAFREKADIPGYNFAFIDDHFDYHTIQDNYENFTPECLEHQATYLMPLLAHYSNADLSNLKTDQDHVYFSSAVGFFNYPFSWNFPLLIIAFVLFLGVVTIGLGKHLLDFKEVIRGFAPLFLSIILVGLVTFFGWEMIQSLYPQYQDMLHGFTYNGHSYIAAFVLLSMAICFWIYAKFTKSKLMPSHFVAPLFLWFIINLLICIYLEGAAFFIIPVYFGVFILAFLVFKEKSNPYINLVLSIPALTILAPFIHLFPIGLGLKMLAGSAVLVVLTFTLLLPLFGDYSRKANWGTFLFIISIGFFIKAHFQSDFEKGKGKPNSLVYVYDADNDKANWATYDKVLDNWTKNYLGENPSLDKNLNKFGLSSKYNSGYSYSAEAPRKNIAKPTFTFLRDTIVGNQRAITVKIEANKNANRIDVFASEKLKIHHLKANGIKNINQEGSFYKRKKSNVLNYYPINNKPLTLSFQIHKDDKLDMDVMISSFDLLENPQFSIPKRPDSFIPMPFVLTDAIIVKKKLIKSVPKKVEISETIETEMDSLTTQKDSLETN, encoded by the coding sequence ATGAAAAAAAATTACGCTTCGTTACTCATTTCCGTTTTGTTGATGGGAATTATTTGGTTTATTTTCCATCGGATGATGCCTTCCGATTACTCTAAAGGAGACGTTCCGGCAAGTGAATTTTCAACCGAACGAGCGTTAAAACACATTGAAGAAATTTCCAAAGAATCGCATTATGTTGGCTCACCCAATCATCCGAAAGTGATGAATTATTTGGAAAAAGAACTACAAAAACTAGGTTTAGAAACCCAAATTCAGCAAAGTGCCATTTTAAGTAAATGGAATAATTTAGTTGAAACAAAAAATATCATTGCCCGAATCAAAGGTTCAGATTCATCAAAAGCGTTGTTGCTTCTCACGCATTTTGACAGTGCTCCACACACTAAATCACTCGGAGCCAGCGATGATGCAAATGGTTTAGCGGTAATTTTAGAAGGAATTCGAACTTTTCTTCACAACAAATCAACCCACAAAAACGACATTATTATTGTTTTTTCGGATGCGGAAGAATTGGGTTTAAACGGAGCTTATGCCTTTGCATCCGAACATCCGTGGGCAAAAGAAGTCGGTTTAGTTATCAATTTTGAAGCCCGTGGAACTGCCGGCCCTTCGATGATGTTAGCCGAAACAAACTACGGAAATGCCAACTTAATTAAATGTTTTGCAGCTGCGAATCCGAAATTTCCGGTTACCAATTCGTTGATGTACAGTATTTATAAGATGCTTCCTAACGACACCGACTTAACCGCTTTTCGTGAAAAAGCTGATATTCCGGGCTACAATTTCGCCTTTATTGATGATCATTTTGATTACCATACCATTCAAGATAATTATGAAAATTTCACTCCCGAATGTTTAGAACATCAAGCCACTTATTTGATGCCGTTGCTCGCACATTATTCCAATGCCGATTTGAGTAATTTAAAAACTGATCAAGATCATGTCTATTTTAGTTCTGCGGTTGGATTTTTTAATTATCCTTTTTCATGGAATTTTCCGCTTTTAATTATTGCTTTCGTGCTTTTTCTTGGAGTTGTAACCATTGGACTAGGCAAACATTTATTAGATTTTAAAGAAGTTATACGGGGATTTGCACCATTATTTTTGTCAATTATACTAGTTGGATTGGTTACTTTTTTTGGTTGGGAAATGATTCAATCACTTTATCCACAGTACCAAGACATGCTCCATGGTTTCACTTATAACGGTCATAGTTATATTGCTGCTTTTGTGTTGCTGTCTATGGCTATTTGTTTTTGGATTTACGCCAAATTCACTAAAAGTAAATTAATGCCAAGTCATTTTGTAGCTCCATTATTTTTATGGTTCATCATCAATCTTTTGATTTGTATTTACTTAGAAGGAGCCGCTTTTTTTATAATTCCAGTTTATTTTGGTGTTTTCATTCTTGCTTTTTTGGTGTTTAAAGAAAAATCAAATCCTTACATAAATTTGGTTTTAAGTATTCCCGCTTTGACGATTTTAGCTCCGTTTATTCATTTATTTCCAATCGGTTTGGGTTTAAAAATGTTAGCTGGAAGTGCCGTATTAGTTGTACTTACATTTACACTATTACTACCTCTTTTTGGTGATTATTCTAGAAAAGCCAATTGGGGAACTTTCTTGTTTATTATTTCTATTGGATTTTTTATCAAAGCTCATTTTCAAAGCGATTTTGAAAAAGGAAAAGGCAAACCCAACAGCCTCGTCTATGTTTATGATGCTGATAATGACAAAGCCAATTGGGCAACGTATGACAAAGTGTTAGACAATTGGACTAAGAATTATTTAGGCGAAAATCCGAGTTTAGATAAAAATTTAAATAAATTCGGATTGAGTAGCAAATACAATTCCGGCTACAGTTATTCGGCTGAAGCTCCTAGAAAAAACATTGCTAAACCGACATTTACCTTTTTAAGAGATACAATTGTGGGCAATCAACGAGCAATCACAGTTAAAATTGAAGCCAATAAAAACGCAAATAGAATTGATGTTTTTGCTTCTGAAAAATTAAAAATCCATCATCTAAAAGCAAACGGAATTAAAAACATCAACCAAGAAGGAAGTTTTTATAAGCGAAAAAAATCCAATGTGTTGAATTATTATCCGATTAACAACAAACCGTTAACGCTGAGTTTTCAAATTCACAAAGACGATAAATTGGATATGGATGTGATGATTTCTTCGTTTGATTTATTGGAAAATCCACAATTCAGTATTCCAAAACGACCGGATTCGTTTATTCCGATGCCATTTGTGTTAACGGATGCAATAATTGTGAAAAAGAAACTTATCAAATCTGTTCCAAAAAAAGTGGAAATCAGCGAAACGATTGAAACCGAAATGGATTCATTAACTACTCAAAAAGACAGTCTTGAAACAAATTAG
- a CDS encoding bifunctional GNAT family N-acetyltransferase/carbon-nitrogen hydrolase family protein, translating into MHEAIKKIELRNLQIEDYKELKNSMMEAYSELENSYWKEHHIEKLLSIFPEGQLVVLVDGKVVGSALSLIIDYRKVIANHTYAQITGNYSFDTHNQEGEVLYGIDVFIHPKYRGLRLGRRLYDARKELCEQLNLKSIIFAGRIPNYIDYKEELSPKQYIEKVKLKELYDPVLSFQISNDFHVKKIMKNYLVGDTSSNEYAVLMEWNNIYYDENPNLINLKKSVIRLGLIQWQMRPLNNLEQLFEQAEFFIDVVSGYGSDFALFPELFTAPLMADYNHLSEADAIRELAKHSEPIRKRFQEYAISYNINIITGSMPYLENGVLYNVGFLCKRDGSSEMYTKIHITPNESLHWGMKGGSQIKTFDTDCGKIGIMICYDVEFPELSRLMADEGMNILFVPFLTDTQNGYTRVKHCAQSRAIENECYVAIAGCVGNLPKVNNMDIQYAQSAVFTPSDFAFPSNGIKAEATPNTEMTLIVDVDLDLLKQLHEFGTVRILKDRRHDLYNIKKLK; encoded by the coding sequence ATGCACGAAGCAATTAAGAAAATTGAGTTACGAAATTTACAAATTGAAGATTACAAAGAATTGAAAAATTCGATGATGGAAGCCTATAGCGAACTCGAAAATTCGTATTGGAAAGAACATCATATCGAAAAATTACTTTCCATTTTCCCCGAAGGACAATTGGTTGTTTTGGTGGATGGAAAAGTTGTTGGCTCAGCACTTTCATTGATTATCGATTATCGAAAAGTGATTGCCAATCACACGTACGCCCAAATTACAGGAAATTATTCTTTTGATACACACAATCAAGAAGGTGAAGTTTTATATGGAATTGATGTTTTCATACATCCAAAATACAGAGGTTTAAGATTGGGAAGACGTTTGTATGATGCTCGAAAGGAATTATGCGAACAATTGAACCTTAAATCCATTATTTTCGCTGGCAGAATTCCGAATTATATTGATTACAAAGAAGAACTTTCTCCCAAACAATATATTGAAAAAGTAAAATTAAAAGAACTCTATGATCCTGTTTTATCTTTTCAAATAAGCAATGATTTTCACGTAAAAAAAATCATGAAAAATTATTTGGTTGGCGATACCAGTTCTAACGAATATGCGGTTTTGATGGAATGGAACAATATTTATTATGATGAAAATCCGAATTTAATTAACCTTAAAAAGAGCGTCATTCGTTTAGGATTAATTCAATGGCAAATGCGTCCATTGAACAACTTAGAACAACTTTTTGAGCAAGCCGAATTTTTTATCGATGTTGTTTCCGGTTACGGAAGTGATTTTGCGTTATTCCCCGAACTTTTCACCGCACCTTTGATGGCGGATTACAACCATCTTTCCGAAGCTGATGCGATTCGTGAACTAGCAAAACATTCGGAACCCATTCGAAAAAGATTTCAAGAATATGCCATTTCTTATAACATCAACATCATTACAGGAAGTATGCCTTACCTGGAAAACGGTGTTTTATACAACGTTGGATTTCTGTGCAAACGCGATGGAAGCAGCGAAATGTACACCAAAATTCACATCACACCCAACGAATCGTTGCATTGGGGAATGAAAGGCGGATCGCAAATTAAAACCTTCGACACCGATTGCGGAAAAATTGGCATTATGATTTGTTATGATGTGGAATTTCCGGAATTATCCCGATTAATGGCCGATGAAGGAATGAATATTCTTTTCGTTCCGTTTTTAACCGATACTCAAAACGGTTACACACGCGTGAAACATTGTGCTCAATCTAGAGCCATTGAAAACGAGTGTTATGTGGCAATTGCCGGTTGCGTTGGTAACTTACCAAAGGTAAATAATATGGATATTCAGTATGCTCAATCAGCGGTTTTTACACCTTCTGATTTTGCTTTTCCAAGTAATGGAATCAAGGCCGAAGCCACGCCAAACACCGAAATGACATTAATTGTTGATGTTGATTTAGATTTACTAAAACAATTGCACGAATTTGGAACTGTCCGAATTTTAAAAGACAGAAGACATGATTTATACAACATTAAGAAATTGAAATAG
- a CDS encoding single-stranded DNA-binding protein codes for MNAMKNKVQLIGHVGNEPIIRDLDGGKKVANLSLATKDVFVNKSGDQKEQTQWHNVVAWGKTAEIIEKFVDKGKQIGIIGKLTSRSYDDKEGNKRYVTEVVVNELLLMN; via the coding sequence ATGAATGCAATGAAAAACAAAGTACAATTAATCGGACATGTTGGAAACGAACCAATCATTAGAGATTTAGACGGAGGGAAAAAAGTAGCAAACTTATCGCTAGCCACAAAAGATGTTTTCGTAAACAAAAGTGGAGATCAAAAAGAACAAACGCAATGGCATAATGTTGTTGCTTGGGGAAAAACAGCCGAAATCATCGAGAAATTTGTTGATAAAGGAAAGCAAATTGGTATCATCGGGAAACTGACTTCCAGAAGTTATGACGACAAAGAAGGCAACAAACGCTATGTAACGGAAGTGGTTGTGAATGAACTGCTTTTGATGAATTAA
- a CDS encoding single-stranded DNA-binding protein — translation MKNRVQLIGHVGNDPEVKTFEGGKVANFNIATNDSYTNKKGEKVEQTEWHRLVAWDKNAEIIEKFVTKGKEIAIEGKLTSRSYDDKDGNKRYITEVIVNDIMLLGK, via the coding sequence ATGAAAAACAGAGTACAGTTAATCGGTCACGTTGGAAATGACCCTGAAGTAAAAACCTTCGAAGGTGGAAAAGTAGCGAATTTTAATATCGCTACGAATGATTCTTACACCAACAAAAAAGGTGAAAAAGTGGAACAAACCGAATGGCATCGTTTGGTTGCTTGGGATAAAAATGCCGAAATCATCGAAAAATTTGTAACCAAAGGAAAAGAAATTGCCATTGAAGGTAAACTAACCTCCAGAAGTTATGATGATAAAGATGGAAACAAACGCTACATCACAGAAGTGATTGTGAATGATATAATGTTGTTAGGTAAATAA